The Phaeodactylum tricornutum CCAP 1055/1 chromosome 8, whole genome shotgun sequence DNA segment ATCACTGAGATTGCGACGAATCATTTGCAACGGGGCTCCGGTAATCAACGGGGAAGTACTTCTGATATTGCTACTGTTATAATTCAATCCAGTCTTTTCATCCACATCCATTGATTGCAGACCTTCCGGTTCGACTACATTCAAAGGGGTATTTTCAGAGCGACAGTTAAAAGGCTGCTCTGCTTCGTCGATTGCGGCGGAAGGAGCGTTATTCGATCCTCTTCGATGGTGCGCTCCGCTAGGGTTCGATTGATGCTGAGCCGGAATAACGTCTACTTCCGAAATGACTCGCCTCATCAATTATCTAGTATCGGAAATAAAGGTGTAAGAAGCTTTGGAGCGCAAGCAAACGTGGTATCAAAGAGGGGTTGACCGGCTAGTAGGAGGCGGCAGACGGTACAATTATTTGTCAGAAACACATCCGCTGCAACGGTACTTTTCTGGTTCCAAAGTTCGTTACAGCGTCTCCGAACACGAGCGAGCGCACGCGTCGACGGTGTATCATTTTGCGTGCCAGGAAACGAGCGACGCCGTGGCGGGACACGAGACAGATGTGAGACTTTTTCGATCCCCGCAGCTGTTCGTACTGTTCCTACGGGTACTCTCCCGGAGGTATTTTGGGTGACGGACAGACTGAGGTGTCAGACCCAAGTTCGAATCGAATCAGATTCATGATAGTTTCGATGTCGAGAAAACTGTCTCTCTCTTTGTTCTTCCATCATGGTCTGCTTCTACCGTTTCCTCTTTTCCTCTTAGAGCGACAAGTTGAGACTAGCGTTTCCTTAGTGATGCGGGGCGGCGAATTCCCGTACTCGAGTTGCTGGATCAATGACAATACTCAAAGTAAATGAATATGAGCTACAAGTTAGGGTTATAGAATCTTAGTCTTGTATTTCTACGACACCCGCACGTTTCTTTCCCGCGCGCAGTGTTACTTCTGTGGCACCGCCAAAATCTGTTAGTATCAATACACCGTTCTCGTCCGCAATCGGGGTCTCACCCAAACGGGCACCGCCACCTTGAATTAAACGTCGGGCTTCCTTTTTACTATTCGCCAGCTTCAGCTTGACCAGCAAGTCCAAGAATCGGACACCATTCGTTTCTAGATCCGTCTTACTCGCATAGACGCGCGGTAAACTTTCCGTGTCACTGCCACCGCCGGCAAACATGGTCTCGATTGTCTTGTGAATTGCCTCTAAACTGTCTGAACCGTGCAACAAGGCCGTAGCCTCGTCGGCCAGTACAATCTTGGCCTGATTGATCTCCGCGCCTTGTagcttttccaattcggcAACTTTGTCGAGAGGCAGTTCAGTAAACAGCTTCAAGAAACGAATCacgtcggcgtcgtccgtGTTGCGCCAGAATTGCCAGTAATCGTAGGAGGACAGTCGGGCTGCGTTCAGCCAAACCGCGCCGTTGGCAGTTTTGCCCATCTTTTTGCCGTCCGAGGTCGTAATAAGCGGAGCCGTCAGGGCAAATAACTGAGCACTTTCCAGTTTGCGTCCGAGCTCAGTACCCGAAATCATGTTGCCCCATTGATCACTGCCACCCAGCTGCAGAATTGTCTTGTGTCGACGGTACaattccaaaaagtcgtAGGCTTGTAAAATCATGTAATTGAATTCcagaaacgaaaaaggcgCTTCACGAGTGAGCCGCTGTTTGACCGACTCGAAACTAAGCATGCGATTGATCGTGAAGTGAGTTCCGTAGGTTCGCAAGAAATCCAAGTACTTAATTTCCGACAGCCACTCGTCGTTGTTAACCATGATGGCGTCGGTTGGTTTTTCGTCCCCAAAAGTCAGGAATTGCTGAAATACCTTGCTAATACCGTCCGTATTTTGTTGAATAATTTCGTCCGTGAGCAGTACCCGTGATTCGTCCTTACCGGTGGGATCTCCCACCTTGCTGGTGCCGCCCCCGATAAGTACCACCGGTCGATGTCCCGATCGCTGCAAATGCCGTAGGATCATAATCTGTAGCAAGCTTCCCACGTGTAGACTATCCGCAGTTGCGTCGAATCCCAAATACGCCGCCTGGGGGCCTTCGCACAATTTGGCATCGAGATCGCGAATGTTGGTGCACTGGTGAAGGAATCCGCGATCGCGCATCGTTTGCAGAAACTCGGACTGGAGCGTTTCTAGACTTTCTGCTTCTTGCACGTAAATAGAAGAGTCCGTGTCCGCAGCAGGAACCAGAGCCTCGGTTGCCGCAGTAGAAAACAACCGATAGGCAGTAGGTgctcgttgtcgtccaatGGACCGACCAACACCAAACGCGGTCGTCGTTCGACCAATGGCCGCGCCACAAAAGAAACCAATGCCACTAGCCATACTCAGCTTCATTTTGCAATTGGCGTCAGACAACAGAACTTACGCAAGGTCTAATGAGCACAGCGGTCGAGCCTATGACGATGAATGCTGTGTAGGCGCGTACAGATTGGACAATTACCAACCAATATTGGGCTCTGATTGGAAAGAGGGCAAAGGTCACCGTCAGTGGTCAATTTCTAGGCGCCCATGATGTGTATTTCCCGATGCAACAATACCCGGATGTACATCAGATTTTAGGTGACTTACCAGTGCGTCAGCGACCGTCCGTCTATCCACCGCTTCACGTAACAGTAAACGTTTCTCCTTATCTATGCCTGACAACTACCGAGAGCTAAAAAAGGCGTTGCTCTTTTGCCTGCATAGAGCGAGGGCATCAAAGAAAGATCAAAGAAtgcaaggaagaaaagaaagtaCCATGTTTAAACGTCTTACCATGGTGGCCAGCGAGAAAGAAAATGCAACGGCCAGCTACAACATAATTTTGAGCCTGACTAGAGGAGCTATAGGCTGTGCCGACAACCCATTCAAGCACAAAACCATTCTTCTGCTCTCATTCATCATACTTTTATTGGTCTCCACGGATGCAAAACTCTGGTTCGAAGCGCACTAGGAATACACATAGATCGAAAACCAACAATTAGTCAACGTCTAGGCTTCTCCATTGCTGACGTCATTCCATAACACCCCATCAATCGTGCCCGACGACGTCAAACTGGATTGACTCAGTCGTGCTAAACGCGTCACGTTCCTAGACAACAGGCCGGAGCAGCTGAACGCGGGTCTGCTGTCGTGCGGCCATCTGTTCCATCAACCGCTACGGACACTCGACAGTACTACTTCGCGTCAAAGGGACATTCATTGCTGACGTCAATCAATAATCAGAATTCTCAATATTCTTGGATTGGCAGTAAGTCTCTGAACGAGTGCTGACGTCGAAGGTTTATACATAGCTTCTGGATGTCTTACTTCAACGAAGTGTCGAGGGTCTCCGAAATTCTGCAAAAATCCATGCAGACCCGGTCTCCCCGCGACGTGCTCACAATCCAAAACTGGCCCCGCGAAGTTCAAGCCGCTCGCTACACGCCTCGCCCCCGACCCGCCTTCATTGACTCGACCGCTCCATGACAATGATGTCTACCCGTAGTACACTTCTCTTCCTAGCCTCTCTCTTGATCTTTGATAATGACAAGCAACAGGCAACGGCATTCACTCCGTTAACGATTTCGAACGGTCGCGTCGGGTGGGTTGCATCGACGACGCGTCGTTCCGCAACGATCTACTCTCCTGATGGTGTTGCCCACGCCtgggacgaggacgacttCTTCTACGACGAAACCGGCACACTGAACGCGAGTCCCCCCAACAGCCCGCACAATGTCTACCAAGAAAGCGGGTTTGGTCCGGATTTGGAAGAACTCGATCCGCACAAGAGTCTCAAATCACTCATTAGCAAAGAAGCCATGCCGGAACTCGCGCGACTAGCTGTCGCCTTTGCTCCGCCGGATCAAGCGCTCGAGTTGGACGAGATCGAACACGTCGAAGTCCTCTCCGTGGACAAGGATCATATCCAGATTGAAGTTGTCCTCTGCGAACGCGACGGGTGTGTTACACTCGCCATTCCTGTCTCCTTTCCCTCGCCTTGTGGGATCGAAGACAAGTTCTCGGAATGCGTAATCGACAACATCGACCTCCTCAACACGGTCGCACACGAAGATCTCGCCAAGCTAGACTCACTCAAGAATCGTCACGAGGATGTGGCACACGACACTCGCACTATGCAAATCCTCAAGTCAACGTCGGATTTAGAACTACCAAGCTGGTGGGAGGCACCCGGACTGGATCGTGTTTTGGCCGACGAGTGCGACAACGTCCGCAATTTGCTCAATGAACTCGAATTCCAGGACGATGTTAAATGCTTAACGGAGCAAGCATTAGCGAATGTCGGTGGTTGCAACGAATGGGCTGTCGACAAGGCCGCTTGTGCCATGGTGGGACCGGCCGGACTTATGCTGCGTGCCACGATTGTAGAAATCGACGCCGACGGCAATGAACCCCGTCGGGAACAAGTTGCGTTCCCAGTCGGATTCGGGAGGTCGGCTCCGACGATTGAAGCTCTGCGTGCGGCGGTCCTCGGTATGGTCGCCGCCGCGTCGTCGGCCGAAGCCAGCGCTGTGGCCGTGCAGGCCAACGCCGACGATGAAGCTGCTCGCCTACGGCGGTAAAGCTACATGCttgctttcttctctttTGCCCCGCACCCTCATATCCCCTTTGCACTCTCTCGCGCGCATCCGACTGTTCATTGGCAGTGTTTGCAGTTATGAACGATCGAACGAATGAACCTACAATAGACACCCGATACTAAGTACGACACAAATACAATATACACTTACAATAGTACTTGACCATCGCGTATACATGGAGACATCGCTCGCGCCAAATAGATTGCTACTTTTGGGTGGACTCCACTTTCGGTGGAGACTCTTCTTTTGTACAGTCGCGGTGAGATGGATTGGTTGTAGACAACATAGACCTGGCAAAACATTACTTTAATTGCCTCGACGGATGGTTGGATGGGTGCGAGAACACGTTACAGAGTGCGCGACTAGGGTTAAGAAATTCCTCCCGCACTGCGATGCTCCCAGTCAAAGGTCTCCGAAGTTACTCTCAACAGAAACTAACGCTAACCCGCACCTCTCTCTGCTAATGGCACGAGATTTCCGCAAGCTGGTAGGATAGGGCTGGGCTGTCTGGCTCGTAGTATGCGAATCAATGTTAGGCTGTCTGGCTCGTAGTATCCGAATCAATGCTTCTCTGCTCACGTCAAAAGAGTTTAAAATATCGTTGTGCACCAATGGTCCCTCAGCTTTTCGAACGAGACCAGGCGACTAAGATTAAGGAAGTAGCGCGAACCGACAATTCGAATTATCAAATAGGTGATAATCCACACGGTTGGGACAGTTCGCCTTGACAATTAATTGCGTGTTGCCGACAGCAGTACCAGTAGCAATAAGTAGGTGTCCCCGACCATTTGTTGTCATTGTACGTGGTTGCTTGTACGCTTATATTGTCTTTTTACAATGTTTCTAATTAAAACCCAATTAAAAATCAACTATGGCAAATATTTCGACTAGCTTCGTGTGAAATTCCTTTCGTGTGGGTCTCGCGTTTTTGTTACGACAATTTTGGTTTCACAAAATTTTCATTCGACGCGCAACGTTGTTTATTGGGAAAAAGAATACAATAAGGTTAGTGTTTTTACCCGTGAAGCTGGTGTTTCTCGAATCGTTGCGTTTCGAGCTCGTAGGAAGCCGCGTGGAAAGTCGAACAACGTGATTTTCCATCGTGTGGTGGTCGCGAAGTATCACCTGCGGACGAATTTCCCTCGATCTGTGAGTGCTTGATCGTGTTTTCAACCCAACTGTCTGTCCTGGTCTATAGAGAGGGCCTTTTGTGTCGACGAGCTCACGAGGAAAGGCTTTGTGCGTTCCGTTTTGCCGTACCTTCTTTCACGATCATGGTCGGAAACCACGCCACGATCACTCGTACCCCCAGCTGCGTAGAGCGCTACGGTGTAGATTGATTGTTCGCTTGTGCGGTACGACTGACAGACCGTGGTGTCGAGCAACAAGTCAGCGGGCCATCCGCACCATGGGAAAGCATGCCGttcttcgtcaaaaatcCATTTTTTGCATTTCATCTCTTCCTCTGTGTATGTTTCTTTTGTGTGGGAGGTAGTCGCTTACGAACAGCCTGGCGGGACCAGATTCCATCGTGTATATCTGTTTTGGACTCAATTTTGCTTAGGACGCAGCGCCCCCGAAAAGCTGTCGTTCTCActcggtttcttcttcctttcttTAGACTCTTGTTGAAACCTATTACTGCGTTTGGGCTACTGGAGCTGTTTTGAATGTTGAGGAGAAGGGCGACAAATAATTTTGAATAAATCGTCTGCATCGTCGGATTGACCGAAGCAATCACGGAGCACTGCTCACTTGATTGATCCTTCGCTTGGAATACACGTAGACGCACGGCCACAGAATGCAAGCCTCGCAAGCCCAACTGCAGCCACAACAGGCGCCGCCGGTTGCCGCCCCGCTTCCGTCAGCGGCGGCGCAACAAGGATCGGCGGCGGCGCCGGCAGTGTCGCACTACTCATCACAGCACTTGTCACAGGTGCCGGCTGCGCAACCCGGTCTGGCGCCGCAATCGCAAGGAGTTGTTCATCAACAGCGCCCAGTGTCGCAAGGTATAAACTATACGACGCAAACGTCACAATCGCAGACGCCGGCTCAGCAGCAGGCTCCCCCGCAACAGCATTTCCCTCACCAAGGACTCAACGGCGGATGGCAAAGCGATAAGGACTATCAAGAGCGCCGGAAAATGATCGCCAAGATTGTGCATCTACTGCAACAGCGCAAGCCGAATGCTCCGCAGGAATGGTTGAAGAAACTTCCGCAAATGGCGAAAAGATTGGAAGAGTCGCTGTATCGCACAGCAACGTCCTTTGAAGAGTATAACGATGCCAACACGTTGAAGCATCGTTTGCAGCAGTTGGCGGTGAACATTGgccaaaagaccaagaagctgcaacaacagcaggCGTTGTTGGCTCAACAGAGActacagcagcagcaacaacaacaacaggTTCGGCAGCAGTCTGATACAACTCAGTACACTCCCCAGGTACCGCCATCTACTTCACAGCAAGCATTAATACAGCCGCAGACGCAGCAAGGTCTAATACCTCAAGTGAAGAGCGCCGCGCCACCTGCGTCACAAGTACAAGGTCAACGGATGGTAAACATGTCGGAAATCAACCCGATAATGGGACAACCGACCCAACAACAGCAAAGCGCCCCAGCTCCACAACCGCCGCCTCTCCAGCAAGTGCAGTACACACAAAAGCCGCCCGTGGCCCCCATTTCAGCCCCCACTCCTCAGGCTCCCGCACCGGCCGCAAACGGCCCCAATGGCCAGGCTTCTGGTCGACAAGTTTCGGATCGTCAACAGGTGTTACGccatcaacagcaacggcTGCTGCTACTGCGACACGCTGCCAAATGTCAGCATGAAGACGGAAAATGCCCAGTAACGCCGCATTGCGCTGGGATGAAGAGATTGTGGAAGCATATTGCCGAATGCAAGGATCAAAAATGTCTTGTACCGCATTGCGTCAGTTCCCGGTACGTGTTAAGTCATTATCACCGATGCAAGGACGTTCGTTGTCCAGTGTGTGGCCCAGTAAGGGAAGCCATTCATCGAAGCCACGAAAAGCAGAAACAGATGCAGGCCCTAAAACAGCGACATCAGCAGGCCGTACAGCAACAGGGCCAACCTCAGAATGCGACTTCAGCGCCCGCCGCTATCGGTGCTTTGCCAGTCCCCGCTCCTCCTGGACATAGTTTGGAACCTGTTACCAAGAAACAGCGCACCGCGCCCATTACAGCTTTGAGAGCTCCGATCATGCCAGTTCAGCGACTTCAGCAGCCACCAGGTACTCGTCCGGCCGTTTCGCATCCAACCACAGTAAGACCTGGATATACCGGAAGTCAACCTCCCATCACTTCTGGTCCTGGTGGTCCACCGGTTGCGCAAGTACCTGGCCTAGCGTTTGCGAACGGACAAGTAGTAATGCCGAAACATTCAGGACCAAAGCCACAAGAAGATCACACTTTGATCAACTGCTTCTCTGTCCAGCAAATTGAGACGCACATATCTTCCTTGAGCAATGGGTTGGTCCTGCCTCCGCAGAAATTGAAAACGAAAGGATTGGACGCTCTTAAAACGCTGCAGTCGCACCAACATGCGTGGGTATTCAACACTCCAGTGGATCCCGTGGAACTCGGCTTGCCGGACTACTTTGAGGTCATCAAAAAACCAATGGATCTAGGGACAATAAGGAAGAAGCTCGAAAATGGCGTTTATCAGAGGCTGGACGACTTCAAAGAGCATGTACTGCTTACATTTGATAACGCCATGATGTACAACCCGGAGGGTTCGGTTGTGTATAACATGGCTAATGAAATGAAGGTAAAGTTTCAGAGCGACTTCGTAAAGCTCATGGA contains these protein-coding regions:
- a CDS encoding predicted protein yields the protein MTMMSTRSTLLFLASLLIFDNDKQQATAFTPLTISNGRVGWVASTTRRSATIYSPDGVAHAWDEDDFFYDETGTLNASPPNSPHNVYQESGFGPDLEELDPHKSLKSLISKEAMPELARLAVAFAPPDQALELDEIEHVEVLSVDKDHIQIEVVLCERDGCVTLAIPVSFPSPCGIEDKFSECVIDNIDLLNTVAHEDLAKLDSLKNRHEDVAHDTRTMQILKSTSDLELPSWWEAPGLDRVLADECDNVRNLLNELEFQDDVKCLTEQALANVGGCNEWAVDKAACAMVGPAGLMLRATIVEIDADGNEPRREQVAFPVGFGRSAPTIEALRAAVLGMVAAASSAEASAVAVQANADDEAARLRR
- a CDS encoding predicted protein, whose product is MKLSMASGIGFFCGAAIGRTTTAFGVGRSIGRQRAPTAYRLFSTAATEALVPAADTDSSIYVQEAESLETLQSEFLQTMRDRGFLHQCTNIRDLDAKLCEGPQAAYLGFDATADSLHVGSLLQIMILRHLQRSGHRPVVLIGGGTSKVGDPTGKDESRVLLTDEIIQQNTDGISKVFQQFLTFGDEKPTDAIMVNNDEWLSEIKYLDFLRTYGTHFTINRMLSFESVKQRLTREAPFSFLEFNYMILQAYDFLELYRRHKTILQLGGSDQWGNMISGTELGRKLESAQLFALTAPLITTSDGKKMGKTANGAVWLNAARLSSYDYWQFWRNTDDADVIRFLKLFTELPLDKVAELEKLQGAEINQAKIVLADEATALLHGSDSLEAIHKTIETMFAGGGSDTESLPRVYASKTDLETNGVRFLDLLVKLKLANSKKEARRLIQGGGARLGETPIADENGVLILTDFGGATEVTLRAGKKRAGVVEIQD